From Callithrix jacchus isolate 240 chromosome 3, calJac240_pri, whole genome shotgun sequence, a single genomic window includes:
- the LCORL gene encoding ligand-dependent nuclear receptor corepressor-like protein isoform X6 has product MKKMIRQFAIEYISKSGKTQENRNGSIGPSIVCKSIQMNQAENSLQEEQEGPLDLTVNRMQEQNTQQGDGVLDLSTKKTSIKSEESSICDPSSENSVAGSTVDAKSEEATKMENRKSALSKVLESLCIHHQQQVLAMLKFLVQEQNAASLCCCNTSCVVSSESQKPLIEDDLYGLFCSCEYRLAERGCLQNEKQSPGLEPLPACIKDLHCLSCQTVTVEHIKTVVNRGIADSYNSPRCCSGLLPNNHSTKSAFRSPLLSKEVCDLSVTLKDACRSRSPSPPPLSPVETEGFEKLKDAISEISSLENNKLEPNVNQPPSLTPAEISNAKSDHEDKILKTKKSSNSYSLLSNDSNNATINHEKGETAVIFQDLMDRINEKLKSIETTDMTSLVKLYSSDCNTYNDLKLGDFITSLLHDAKASDYSFMELLSQHDKKVENKIIQTRFRKRQETLFAMHNSSDSPMFRRQSLQIKRELASLDENFTRRKYTEKSSRKLIHNDETSVSDQGPSLQNSKNLQDKNHAETSFSPNYALQSLQLPLHSLETNLSFNAFSESFKTTSTEKMSIRKPQEKSADGRIFLQNHRQNPKLGNTHDLLRNDVSGLSSRTKRNIVPPGWYSIYVTNNYVFKKSPKAKKVSKYTTKKDPVKNIHIESSHNIDLNKIAMNSNLQVVVERLEDTINIAQKSWNNQPLSEGYKASRKIIEIDGKDQNADRNMTLSLNRVTCKEQSLSKSVVASSNIINSHCMPTMNLNNKRLENLKKSSVLDVGSLISSVENVQAKYEGVESSSFSNYSSPIKLMFLSEVKSSEGVKYTLTSVGTSQSNALFPSEKHTTHHVTEGKTETNEAISNANSENYHSNHYDTDTLQRELNKFNHAKETVGSSTMFIGDINSDKPQEEPKDNSSSAVDSSFKRKPGRPKKIGPQVVKQIKRPIGRPPKPKIDQTDITSCQNESVSAGRKSPESLISEVKEGIYKKSITVTVIYGRSRRTKRHVSEGSVNVSSIMSLNNNAGDFPTERNSLRNISERRIDLGERISAVASLTTENEILGSGFEYVRPIKNKSVIPQPSKNIIRPNQKPLAISRKPGRPPKVKISGISVTISRTSPQEREVSISSCLPPLEQDSMLGKNLPDEKCDQQCTKMDQIRHTEADIFRNGSKSMIATVPLRHSIRDRKPSLHFLHSLASSSSLIYRRALLHKSYKLHLQKNKIQKEKHRQSRMKIAYKDTSRNRHSRNAKKCLEDNKLVPISEVSLDPIISSNPLLRWWATSASNDSLLEELNNRFEQITNAWVQVSGDEAENCVHKKREHIENDHFKVASSLETCLLQLEVSPVKMLFQKKYDLNELCTWFMQTTETQSLSLVRKANARNPLEVINTRGIKLGTKYSDFNGSPFRKHFKKFALSSPSKSAEKLHILNKVANSPLLNVKSNLAIARLKRTEFKRLHHERWKREGKLHNHGTVDWNSKRRNLRFFCQNQFLNKSEGETNAAIPLQGKSIVDNQCVLPPEIRGDLQQRVTMPHFKIHTNFENKSEAKENGTDCSQKDFQKGPKLENVCPNNWRSKTLKDCRIFLRKLNCLEHRNTFKLNTIIYSPESTDNGNNHQTHTKESKRFTLRSHSARQNSFKMQSKEIENAKANSPSTNEFVGHLDNSKLSKCVNFDKSPDSSEVLSNLNKRKRPPWKTTEMSTKRHKRQSCNNGQMANYFSKSLACYK; this is encoded by the coding sequence ttcaacTGTTGATGCAAAATCAGAGGAAGCTactaaaatggaaaacagaaaatcagcaTTAAGCAAAGTTTTGGAATCTTTGTGCATACATCACCAGCAACAAGTTTTGGCTATGTTGAAATTTCTAGTCCAAGAGCAGAACGCTGCTTCTCTTTGCTGTTGTAATACATCATGTGTTGTGTCTTCAGAATCTCAAAAGCCCTTAATCGAAGATGATTTATATGGTCTATTCTGTAGTTGTGAATATAGGCTGGCAGAAAGAGGGTGTTTACAAAACGAAAAACAAAGCCCTGGTTTAGAGCCTCTGCCAGCCTGTATTAAAGATTTACATTGTTTATCTTGCCAAACTGTAACTGTTGAACACATTAAGACAGTAGTGAATAGAGGAATCGCAGACAGTTATAATTCTCCCAGGTGCTGTTCTGGACTGTTACCAAACAATCACTCTACAAAATCAGCTTTTCGTAGTCCTCTTTTGTCAAAGGAAGTATGCGATCTTTCAGTCACTCTTAAAGATGCCTGTAGATCTCGAAGTCCCTCACCGCCACCATTATCGCCTGTAGAAACTGAAGGATTTGAAAAATTGAAAGATGCCATCTCAGAGATTTCATCCTTAGAAAATAACAAACTCGAACCAAACGTTAACCAGCCTCCATCTCTCACACCAGCAGAAATAAGCAACGCTAAGAGTGATCATGaagataaaatacttaaaactaaaaaatccAGTAACTCTTATTCTTTACTCTCAAATGACAGCAATAATGCTACTATAAATCATGAAAAAGGTGAAACTGCTGTAATTTTTCAAGATTTAATGGATCGCATTAATGAAAAACTAAAATCAATAGAAACCACGGATATGACAAGCCTTGTGAAATTATATAGCAGTGATTGTAACAcatataatgatttaaaattggGAGATTTCATAACGTCTCTCTTGCATGATGCAAAAGCTAGTGATTACAGTTTTATGGAATTATTGAGTCAACATgataaaaaggtagaaaataaaattattcagacAAGATTTCGAAAGCGTCAAGAAACTTTATTTGCAATGCACAACTCCTCTGATTCACCCATGTTTAGAAGGCAGTCTTTACAGATAAAAAGAGAACTTGCTAGTCTTGATGAAAattttacaagaagaaaatacaCCGAAAAAAGTTCAAGGAAATTGATTCACAATGATGAGACGTCTGTATCAGACCAAGGGCCTTCTTTACAAAATTCTAAAAACCTTCAAGATAAAAATCATGCTGAAACATCATTTTCACCAAATTATGCATTACAGTCACTGCAACTACCTCTTCATAGTTTAGAAACTAACTTGTCTTTTAATGCATTTTCAGAAAGCTTTAAAACAACTTCCACTGAGAAAATGAGCATAAGAAAGCCACAGGAGAAATCTGCAGATGGAAGAATTTTTTTGCAAAACCATAGGCAAAATCCAAAATTAGGAAATACTCATGATCTTTTGAGAAATGATGTTTCTGGACTTTCAAGCAGAACTAAACGAAATATTGTGCCACCAGGGTGGTATTCTATCTATGTaacaaataattatgtttttaaaaaatcccctAAAGCCAAAAAAGTATCCAaatacacaacaaaaaaagacccaGTGAAAAATATTCACATTGAAAGCTCACACAATATAGACCTAAACAAAATTGCAATGAATTCTAATTTACAAGTTGTTGTGGAGCGTTTGGAAGATACAATAAACATAGCCCAAAAATCCTGGAATAATCAGCCATTATCAGAAGGATATAAAGCATCcaggaaaataatagaaattgatGGTAaagaccaaaatgctgacagaaaTATGACTCTTTCTCTGAATAGAGTGACATGCAAAGAACAGAGCTTATCAAAATCTGTGGTAGCATCCAGCAATATTATCAATAGTCACTGTATGCCTACAATGAATTTGAATAACAAAAGActtgaaaatctgaaaaaatcatCTGTTTTAGATGTGGGTAGCTTGATTTCCAGTGTTGAAAATGTACAAGCAAAATATGAAGGTGTTGAAAGTTCATCTTTTTCCAACTATTCTAGTCCTATCAAACTCATGTTTTTGTCTGAGGTTAAAAGTAGTGAAGGAGTCAAATATACTTTAACTTCAGTTGGTACTTCCCAATCAAATGctctttttccttctgaaaaaCATACAACCCATCATGtaactgaaggaaaaacagaaacaaatgaggCTATCTCAAATGCGAACTCTGAAAATTATCACTCTAATCATTATGATACTGAtactcttcaaagagaactaaaCAAATTCAATCATGCAAAAGAAACCGTAGGATCCTCTACAATGTTTATAGGTGATATAAATAGTGATAAGCCACAAGAAGAACCGAAGGACAATTCGAGCAGTGCTGTTGattcatcttttaaaagaaaaccaggTAGACCAAAAAAAATAGGACCCCAAGTTGTGAAACAGATTAAGCGACCTATTGGAAGACCACCAAAGCCTAAAATTGATCAAACAGACATTACTAGTTGCCAAAATGAGTCCGTTAGTGCTGGAAGGAAAAGCCCAGAATCTCTCATATCAGAAGTAAAAGAAGGTATTTATAAAAAGAGTATTACAGTAACTGTTATTTATGGAAGGTCAAGAAGAACTAAAAGGCATGTTTCTGAAGGAAGTGTAAACGTAAGCAGCATTATGTCTTTAAACAATAATGCTGGTGATTTTCCAACTGAACGTAATAGTCTCAGAAATATTAGTGAACGCAGAATTGACTTGGGTGAAAGAATAAGTGCTGTAGCAAGCTTGACTACTGAAAATGAGATCTTGGGGTCTGGCTTTGAATATGTGAGACCCATCAAGAACAAATCTGTgatacctcagccttccaagaacaTTATTCGACCAAATCAGAAGCCTTTGGCAATAAGTAGGAAGCCTGGTAGACCACCAAAAGTGAAAATCTCTGGCATATCTGTGACCATTAGTAGAACTTCACCTCAGGAAAGAGAAGTAAGTATTAGCAGCTGCTTGCCTCCTTTGGAACAGGATAGTATGTTAGGAAAAAATCTGCCTGATGAAAAGTGTGACCAACAGTGCACTAAAATGGACCAAATAAGGCACACTGAAGCTGATATATTTAGGAATGGATCAAAAAGTATGATTGCTACTGTACCTTTGAGACATTCTATTAGAGATAGAAAACCATCTCTGCATTTCTTACATTCATTAGCATCTTCTAGCTCACTTATTTATAGAAGGGCTCTGCTCCATAAATCATATAAACTGcatttgcagaaaaataaaattcagaaggaAAAACATAGGCAATCAAGGATGAAAATAGCTTACAAAGATACCTCAAGAAACAGACATTCGAGGAATGCAAAAAAGTGTTTAGAAGATAACAAATTAGTGCCCATTTCTGAAGTATCCTTGGACCCTATAATTTCATCAAACCCTCTGCTCAGGTGGTGGGCTACTTCTGCTTCAAATGATTCCTTATTAGAGGAATTAAACAATAGATTTGAGCAAATAACAAATGCTTGGGTACAAGTGAGTGGAGATGAAGCTGAAAATTGTGTacataaaaaaagagaacacattgaAAATGATCATTTCAAAGTAGCAAGCTCTTTGGAAACTTGTCTTTTACAACTTGAAGTTTCACCTGTAAAAATGCTTTTTCAGAAAAAGTATGATTTGAATGAACTCTGTACTTGGTTTATGCAAACAACAGAAACACAGTCTCTTTCACTAGTTAGAAAAGCAAATGCCCGAAACCCTCTGGAAGTGATAAATACCAGGGGAATCAAATTAGGGACCAAATATTCTGACTTTAATGGCAGCCCCTTCagaaagcactttaaaaaatttgcGCTCTCTTCTCCTTCAAAATCAGCAGAGAAGTTGCATATACTAAATAAAGTGGCTAACTCTCCACTCTTAAATGTGAAAAGTAATTTAGCAATAGCTAGATTAAAAAGGACTGAGTTTAAGAGGTTGCATCATGAAAGgtggaaaagagagggaaagctGCACAACCATGGAACAGTTGACTGGAACTCTAAAAGGAGAAACTTAAGATTTTTCTGCCAGaaccaatttttaaataagtctGAGGGAGAAACAAATGCTGCCATCCCACTCCAAGGAAAAAGCATAGTAGATAACCAGTGTGTGTTGCCACCTGAGATCCGGGGTGACTTGCAGCAAAGGGTGACAATGCCTCACTTCAAAATACATACTAATTTCGAGAATAAGTCAGAAGCAAAAGAGAATGGAACAGATTGCAGCCAAAAAGACTTTCAAAAGGGACCAAAACTAGAAAATGTATGTCCTAATAATTGGAGGTCCAAAACCTTAAAAGACTGTAGAATATTTTTGAGGAAGCTCAACTGTCTTGAACACAGAAATACTTTTAAGCTAAATACAATAATTTACTCTCCTGAATCTACTGACAATGGAAATAATCATCAGACTCATACGAAAGAATCAAAGCGCTTTACTTTAAGATCTCACTCTGCTAggcaaaattcttttaaaatgcaatctaaagaaatagaaaatgctaaAGCAAATAGTCCTTCAACCAATGAGTTTGTTGGTCATCTTGACAATAGTAAATTAAGCAAATGTGTTAACTTTGACAAGAGTCCTGATAGTTCTGAAGTTCTTAGCAatttgaacaaaagaaaaagaccacCATGGAAGACCACAGAAATGTCAACAAAAAGACATAAACGACAGTCTTGCAACAATGGACAAATGgcaaactatttttcaaaatccCTAG
- the LCORL gene encoding ligand-dependent nuclear receptor corepressor-like protein isoform X5 — MPSRKLPKCTLSKESIYLQEELCCYQTCITKGTGRNIHIYTHTHNLPQNCDPNIPLVAQELMKKMIRQFAIEYISKSGKTQENRNGSIGPSIVCKSIQMNQAENSLQEEQEGPLDLTVNRMQEQNTQQGDGVLDLSTKKTSIKSEESSICDPSSENSVAGSTVDAKSEEATKMENRKSALSKVLESLCIHHQQQVLAMLKFLVQEQNAASLCCCNTSCVVSSESQKPLIEDDLYGLFCSCEYRLAERGCLQNEKQSPGLEPLPACIKDLHCLSCQTVTVEHIKTVVNRGIADSYNSPRCCSGLLPNNHSTKSAFRSPLLSKEVCDLSVTLKDACRSRSPSPPPLSPVETEGFEKLKDAISEISSLENNKLEPNVNQPPSLTPAEISNAKSDHEDKILKTKKSSNSYSLLSNDSNNATINHEKGETAVIFQDLMDRINEKLKSIETTDMTSLVKLYSSDCNTYNDLKLGDFITSLLHDAKASDYSFMELLSQHDKKVENKIIQTRFRKRQETLFAMHNSSDSPMFRRQSLQIKRELASLDENFTRRKYTEKSSRKLIHNDETSVSDQGPSLQNSKNLQDKNHAETSFSPNYALQSLQLPLHSLETNLSFNAFSESFKTTSTEKMSIRKPQEKSADGRIFLQNHRQNPKLGNTHDLLRNDVSGLSSRTKRNIVPPGWYSIYVTNNYVFKKSPKAKKVSKYTTKKDPVKNIHIESSHNIDLNKIAMNSNLQVVVERLEDTINIAQKSWNNQPLSEGYKASRKIIEIDGKDQNADRNMTLSLNRVTCKEQSLSKSVVASSNIINSHCMPTMNLNNKRLENLKKSSVLDVGSLISSVENVQAKYEGVESSSFSNYSSPIKLMFLSEVKSSEGVKYTLTSVGTSQSNALFPSEKHTTHHVTEGKTETNEAISNANSENYHSNHYDTDTLQRELNKFNHAKETVGSSTMFIGDINSDKPQEEPKDNSSSAVDSSFKRKPGRPKKIGPQVVKQIKRPIGRPPKPKIDQTDITSCQNESVSAGRKSPESLISEVKEGIYKKSITVTVIYGRSRRTKRHVSEGSVNVSSIMSLNNNAGDFPTERNSLRNISERRIDLGERISAVASLTTENEILGSGFEYVRPIKNKSVIPQPSKNIIRPNQKPLAISRKPGRPPKVKISGISVTISRTSPQEREVSISSCLPPLEQDSMLGKNLPDEKCDQQCTKMDQIRHTEADIFRNGSKSMIATVPLRHSIRDRKPSLHFLHSLASSSSLIYRRALLHKSYKLHLQKNKIQKEKHRQSRMKIAYKDTSRNRHSRNAKKCLEDNKLVPISEVSLDPIISSNPLLRWWATSASNDSLLEELNNRFEQITNAWVQVSGDEAENCVHKKREHIENDHFKVASSLETCLLQLEVSPVKMLFQKKYDLNELCTWFMQTTETQSLSLVRKANARNPLEVINTRGIKLGTKYSDFNGSPFRKHFKKFALSSPSKSAEKLHILNKVANSPLLNVKSNLAIARLKRTEFKRLHHERWKREGKLHNHGTVDWNSKRRNLRFFCQNQFLNKSEGETNAAIPLQGKSIVDNQCVLPPEIRGDLQQRVTMPHFKIHTNFENKSEAKENGTDCSQKDFQKGPKLENVCPNNWRSKTLKDCRIFLRKLNCLEHRNTFKLNTIIYSPESTDNGNNHQTHTKESKRFTLRSHSARQNSFKMQSKEIENAKANSPSTNEFVGHLDNSKLSKCVNFDKSPDSSEVLSNLNKRKRPPWKTTEMSTKRHKRQSCNNGQMANYFSKSLACYK; from the coding sequence ttcaacTGTTGATGCAAAATCAGAGGAAGCTactaaaatggaaaacagaaaatcagcaTTAAGCAAAGTTTTGGAATCTTTGTGCATACATCACCAGCAACAAGTTTTGGCTATGTTGAAATTTCTAGTCCAAGAGCAGAACGCTGCTTCTCTTTGCTGTTGTAATACATCATGTGTTGTGTCTTCAGAATCTCAAAAGCCCTTAATCGAAGATGATTTATATGGTCTATTCTGTAGTTGTGAATATAGGCTGGCAGAAAGAGGGTGTTTACAAAACGAAAAACAAAGCCCTGGTTTAGAGCCTCTGCCAGCCTGTATTAAAGATTTACATTGTTTATCTTGCCAAACTGTAACTGTTGAACACATTAAGACAGTAGTGAATAGAGGAATCGCAGACAGTTATAATTCTCCCAGGTGCTGTTCTGGACTGTTACCAAACAATCACTCTACAAAATCAGCTTTTCGTAGTCCTCTTTTGTCAAAGGAAGTATGCGATCTTTCAGTCACTCTTAAAGATGCCTGTAGATCTCGAAGTCCCTCACCGCCACCATTATCGCCTGTAGAAACTGAAGGATTTGAAAAATTGAAAGATGCCATCTCAGAGATTTCATCCTTAGAAAATAACAAACTCGAACCAAACGTTAACCAGCCTCCATCTCTCACACCAGCAGAAATAAGCAACGCTAAGAGTGATCATGaagataaaatacttaaaactaaaaaatccAGTAACTCTTATTCTTTACTCTCAAATGACAGCAATAATGCTACTATAAATCATGAAAAAGGTGAAACTGCTGTAATTTTTCAAGATTTAATGGATCGCATTAATGAAAAACTAAAATCAATAGAAACCACGGATATGACAAGCCTTGTGAAATTATATAGCAGTGATTGTAACAcatataatgatttaaaattggGAGATTTCATAACGTCTCTCTTGCATGATGCAAAAGCTAGTGATTACAGTTTTATGGAATTATTGAGTCAACATgataaaaaggtagaaaataaaattattcagacAAGATTTCGAAAGCGTCAAGAAACTTTATTTGCAATGCACAACTCCTCTGATTCACCCATGTTTAGAAGGCAGTCTTTACAGATAAAAAGAGAACTTGCTAGTCTTGATGAAAattttacaagaagaaaatacaCCGAAAAAAGTTCAAGGAAATTGATTCACAATGATGAGACGTCTGTATCAGACCAAGGGCCTTCTTTACAAAATTCTAAAAACCTTCAAGATAAAAATCATGCTGAAACATCATTTTCACCAAATTATGCATTACAGTCACTGCAACTACCTCTTCATAGTTTAGAAACTAACTTGTCTTTTAATGCATTTTCAGAAAGCTTTAAAACAACTTCCACTGAGAAAATGAGCATAAGAAAGCCACAGGAGAAATCTGCAGATGGAAGAATTTTTTTGCAAAACCATAGGCAAAATCCAAAATTAGGAAATACTCATGATCTTTTGAGAAATGATGTTTCTGGACTTTCAAGCAGAACTAAACGAAATATTGTGCCACCAGGGTGGTATTCTATCTATGTaacaaataattatgtttttaaaaaatcccctAAAGCCAAAAAAGTATCCAaatacacaacaaaaaaagacccaGTGAAAAATATTCACATTGAAAGCTCACACAATATAGACCTAAACAAAATTGCAATGAATTCTAATTTACAAGTTGTTGTGGAGCGTTTGGAAGATACAATAAACATAGCCCAAAAATCCTGGAATAATCAGCCATTATCAGAAGGATATAAAGCATCcaggaaaataatagaaattgatGGTAaagaccaaaatgctgacagaaaTATGACTCTTTCTCTGAATAGAGTGACATGCAAAGAACAGAGCTTATCAAAATCTGTGGTAGCATCCAGCAATATTATCAATAGTCACTGTATGCCTACAATGAATTTGAATAACAAAAGActtgaaaatctgaaaaaatcatCTGTTTTAGATGTGGGTAGCTTGATTTCCAGTGTTGAAAATGTACAAGCAAAATATGAAGGTGTTGAAAGTTCATCTTTTTCCAACTATTCTAGTCCTATCAAACTCATGTTTTTGTCTGAGGTTAAAAGTAGTGAAGGAGTCAAATATACTTTAACTTCAGTTGGTACTTCCCAATCAAATGctctttttccttctgaaaaaCATACAACCCATCATGtaactgaaggaaaaacagaaacaaatgaggCTATCTCAAATGCGAACTCTGAAAATTATCACTCTAATCATTATGATACTGAtactcttcaaagagaactaaaCAAATTCAATCATGCAAAAGAAACCGTAGGATCCTCTACAATGTTTATAGGTGATATAAATAGTGATAAGCCACAAGAAGAACCGAAGGACAATTCGAGCAGTGCTGTTGattcatcttttaaaagaaaaccaggTAGACCAAAAAAAATAGGACCCCAAGTTGTGAAACAGATTAAGCGACCTATTGGAAGACCACCAAAGCCTAAAATTGATCAAACAGACATTACTAGTTGCCAAAATGAGTCCGTTAGTGCTGGAAGGAAAAGCCCAGAATCTCTCATATCAGAAGTAAAAGAAGGTATTTATAAAAAGAGTATTACAGTAACTGTTATTTATGGAAGGTCAAGAAGAACTAAAAGGCATGTTTCTGAAGGAAGTGTAAACGTAAGCAGCATTATGTCTTTAAACAATAATGCTGGTGATTTTCCAACTGAACGTAATAGTCTCAGAAATATTAGTGAACGCAGAATTGACTTGGGTGAAAGAATAAGTGCTGTAGCAAGCTTGACTACTGAAAATGAGATCTTGGGGTCTGGCTTTGAATATGTGAGACCCATCAAGAACAAATCTGTgatacctcagccttccaagaacaTTATTCGACCAAATCAGAAGCCTTTGGCAATAAGTAGGAAGCCTGGTAGACCACCAAAAGTGAAAATCTCTGGCATATCTGTGACCATTAGTAGAACTTCACCTCAGGAAAGAGAAGTAAGTATTAGCAGCTGCTTGCCTCCTTTGGAACAGGATAGTATGTTAGGAAAAAATCTGCCTGATGAAAAGTGTGACCAACAGTGCACTAAAATGGACCAAATAAGGCACACTGAAGCTGATATATTTAGGAATGGATCAAAAAGTATGATTGCTACTGTACCTTTGAGACATTCTATTAGAGATAGAAAACCATCTCTGCATTTCTTACATTCATTAGCATCTTCTAGCTCACTTATTTATAGAAGGGCTCTGCTCCATAAATCATATAAACTGcatttgcagaaaaataaaattcagaaggaAAAACATAGGCAATCAAGGATGAAAATAGCTTACAAAGATACCTCAAGAAACAGACATTCGAGGAATGCAAAAAAGTGTTTAGAAGATAACAAATTAGTGCCCATTTCTGAAGTATCCTTGGACCCTATAATTTCATCAAACCCTCTGCTCAGGTGGTGGGCTACTTCTGCTTCAAATGATTCCTTATTAGAGGAATTAAACAATAGATTTGAGCAAATAACAAATGCTTGGGTACAAGTGAGTGGAGATGAAGCTGAAAATTGTGTacataaaaaaagagaacacattgaAAATGATCATTTCAAAGTAGCAAGCTCTTTGGAAACTTGTCTTTTACAACTTGAAGTTTCACCTGTAAAAATGCTTTTTCAGAAAAAGTATGATTTGAATGAACTCTGTACTTGGTTTATGCAAACAACAGAAACACAGTCTCTTTCACTAGTTAGAAAAGCAAATGCCCGAAACCCTCTGGAAGTGATAAATACCAGGGGAATCAAATTAGGGACCAAATATTCTGACTTTAATGGCAGCCCCTTCagaaagcactttaaaaaatttgcGCTCTCTTCTCCTTCAAAATCAGCAGAGAAGTTGCATATACTAAATAAAGTGGCTAACTCTCCACTCTTAAATGTGAAAAGTAATTTAGCAATAGCTAGATTAAAAAGGACTGAGTTTAAGAGGTTGCATCATGAAAGgtggaaaagagagggaaagctGCACAACCATGGAACAGTTGACTGGAACTCTAAAAGGAGAAACTTAAGATTTTTCTGCCAGaaccaatttttaaataagtctGAGGGAGAAACAAATGCTGCCATCCCACTCCAAGGAAAAAGCATAGTAGATAACCAGTGTGTGTTGCCACCTGAGATCCGGGGTGACTTGCAGCAAAGGGTGACAATGCCTCACTTCAAAATACATACTAATTTCGAGAATAAGTCAGAAGCAAAAGAGAATGGAACAGATTGCAGCCAAAAAGACTTTCAAAAGGGACCAAAACTAGAAAATGTATGTCCTAATAATTGGAGGTCCAAAACCTTAAAAGACTGTAGAATATTTTTGAGGAAGCTCAACTGTCTTGAACACAGAAATACTTTTAAGCTAAATACAATAATTTACTCTCCTGAATCTACTGACAATGGAAATAATCATCAGACTCATACGAAAGAATCAAAGCGCTTTACTTTAAGATCTCACTCTGCTAggcaaaattcttttaaaatgcaatctaaagaaatagaaaatgctaaAGCAAATAGTCCTTCAACCAATGAGTTTGTTGGTCATCTTGACAATAGTAAATTAAGCAAATGTGTTAACTTTGACAAGAGTCCTGATAGTTCTGAAGTTCTTAGCAatttgaacaaaagaaaaagaccacCATGGAAGACCACAGAAATGTCAACAAAAAGACATAAACGACAGTCTTGCAACAATGGACAAATGgcaaactatttttcaaaatccCTAG